In Amycolatopsis methanolica 239, a single genomic region encodes these proteins:
- a CDS encoding NAD(P)/FAD-dependent oxidoreductase: MTDVVIVGAGQAGFQVAASLREKGHQGRVVLVGDEPGVPYQRPPLSKAYLSGALPGERLALRPQTFYDKHGIELVCGRAVGIDRDRCRVALADERELEYGHLVLTTGTRNRELPVPGAKLDGVLGLRTRADADALRERIDGARNVVVIGGGFIGLEFAASVAKLGLSVTVLEASDRLMRRAVSPAVSAHYRELHERRGTRVLFGASVVALHGGHEVTGVELADGSVLPADLVVVGIGVVPNTELAADAGLAVDDGIVVDEQMSTSDLRVSAVGDCAVYPSRHARGPLRLESVQNAVDHARCLATRLTGTAEPYASVPWFWSNQFDARLQIAGLGTDHDEAIVHGDPDAGSFSVFCFRAGRLVCVESVNRTPDHMAARKLFTAGGSLDRELLAPGFDFRQHVAAVA, from the coding sequence GTGACCGACGTGGTGATCGTGGGCGCGGGGCAGGCGGGTTTCCAGGTCGCCGCCTCGCTCCGCGAGAAGGGGCACCAGGGCCGGGTGGTGCTCGTCGGGGACGAGCCGGGCGTGCCGTACCAGCGCCCGCCGTTGTCGAAGGCCTACCTCTCGGGCGCCCTGCCGGGCGAGCGTCTCGCGCTGCGACCGCAGACGTTCTACGACAAGCACGGCATCGAGCTCGTGTGCGGGCGGGCGGTGGGGATCGACCGGGACCGTTGCCGCGTCGCACTCGCCGACGAGCGTGAACTGGAGTACGGGCACCTCGTGCTCACCACCGGGACCCGCAACCGCGAACTGCCGGTGCCGGGCGCGAAACTCGACGGCGTGCTGGGCCTGCGCACCCGCGCGGACGCCGACGCGCTGCGCGAGCGGATCGACGGGGCGCGAAACGTGGTGGTGATCGGGGGCGGGTTCATCGGCCTGGAGTTCGCCGCGTCGGTGGCCAAGCTCGGGTTGTCGGTCACCGTGCTGGAGGCGTCGGACCGGTTGATGCGCCGGGCCGTGTCGCCCGCGGTGTCGGCGCACTACCGGGAGCTGCACGAGCGGCGGGGCACGCGGGTGCTGTTCGGCGCGTCGGTGGTCGCCCTGCACGGCGGCCACGAGGTGACCGGGGTGGAGCTGGCGGACGGCTCGGTGCTGCCCGCCGACCTGGTGGTCGTCGGCATCGGCGTGGTGCCCAACACGGAGCTGGCGGCCGACGCCGGACTGGCCGTGGACGACGGCATCGTGGTCGACGAGCAGATGTCCACATCGGACCTGCGCGTCTCCGCGGTCGGCGACTGCGCGGTCTACCCGAGCCGGCACGCGCGCGGCCCGCTGCGGCTGGAGTCGGTGCAGAACGCGGTGGACCACGCCCGCTGCCTGGCCACGCGGCTGACCGGCACCGCGGAGCCGTACGCGTCGGTGCCGTGGTTCTGGAGCAACCAGTTCGACGCGCGGCTGCAGATCGCGGGGCTGGGCACGGACCACGACGAGGCGATCGTGCACGGCGACCCGGACGCGGGCTCGTTCTCGGTGTTCTGCTTCCGCGCGGGGCGGCTCGTGTGCGTCGAGTCGGTGAACCGGACACCCGACCACATGGCGGCGCGCAAGCTGTTCACCGCGGGCGGGTCGCTGGACCGCGAGCTGCTGGCCCCGGGCTTCGACTTCCGGCAGCACGTGGCCGCCGTGGCCTGA
- a CDS encoding 2Fe-2S iron-sulfur cluster-binding protein, with the protein MPKITYVQQDGSAESFDVQAGMSVMEAAIEAGVGGIVAECGGNAICATCHVYVDPGQIEKLPLPQADEDAMLDNTACPRAENSRLSCQIEVTEELDSLTVTVPEEQ; encoded by the coding sequence ATGCCCAAGATCACTTATGTTCAGCAGGACGGCTCGGCCGAGTCGTTCGACGTGCAGGCAGGCATGTCGGTCATGGAGGCCGCGATCGAAGCGGGGGTCGGCGGGATCGTCGCCGAGTGCGGCGGGAACGCCATCTGCGCGACCTGCCACGTGTACGTCGACCCCGGCCAGATCGAGAAACTGCCGCTGCCGCAGGCGGACGAGGACGCGATGCTCGACAACACCGCGTGCCCCCGCGCCGAGAACAGCAGGCTGTCCTGCCAGATCGAGGTCACCGAGGAACTCGACAGCCTGACCGTGACCGTGCCGGAGGAACAGTGA
- a CDS encoding YcnI family protein gives MRAPHLRRIVAATAVGIAAMFLLPPAAWAHVPVSPDTAETGERATVAFRVPNERDDATTVRLEVRFPEDKPLASVTPQTVAGWSVSVTTTELPQPVATEHGTISEAVTAIVWEGGQIPVGTYQDFPVGIASPPAGTLVMKTLQTYSDGQVVRWIDVPQAGQAEPEHPAPALSVAPPAAPGSTSDTTARVLGGAGLAAGLVALGWAAVRRKPAPFLAVGEREKARL, from the coding sequence TTGCGCGCACCGCATTTGCGTCGCATTGTCGCTGCCACCGCGGTCGGCATCGCGGCGATGTTCCTGCTGCCACCGGCCGCGTGGGCGCACGTCCCGGTCTCGCCGGACACCGCCGAAACCGGCGAGCGGGCCACCGTCGCCTTTCGCGTGCCCAACGAACGCGACGACGCCACCACCGTCCGCCTCGAGGTCCGCTTCCCCGAGGACAAGCCGCTGGCTTCGGTCACCCCGCAGACCGTGGCGGGCTGGAGCGTGTCCGTCACCACGACCGAACTCCCGCAACCGGTCGCCACCGAGCACGGCACCATCAGCGAAGCGGTCACCGCGATCGTCTGGGAGGGCGGGCAGATCCCCGTCGGCACCTACCAGGACTTCCCGGTCGGCATCGCCTCGCCGCCCGCGGGAACGCTGGTCATGAAGACCCTGCAGACCTACTCCGACGGGCAGGTCGTGCGGTGGATCGACGTGCCGCAGGCCGGGCAGGCGGAGCCGGAGCACCCGGCGCCGGCGCTGTCCGTGGCGCCACCGGCCGCGCCGGGGTCCACTTCGGACACCACCGCGCGGGTGCTCGGCGGGGCGGGCCTGGCCGCCGGACTGGTCGCGCTCGGCTGGGCCGCCGTGCGCCGCAAGCCGGCGCCGTTCCTCGCGGTCGGTGAGCGTGAAAAGGCCAGGCTGTAG
- a CDS encoding CopD family protein: protein MPRWAARLVVVLGALVAAALGGAGQASAHAVLIGTTPGGFEVLESAPREVTLQFNEPVEAAKVTVIGPGGGAVGGVSAPAHPPGKADVVVVMLPSGLTEGTYTVSYRVVSADAHPVPGAFAFSIGSVTGGVAANAGEQTADGVVSALYAVARWLGYAGVALLLGTAFFVAACWPGGEAMPAVRRMLWTGWGTLLGATVLAFVSYGPYSAAGTAADLLDPQLLGATLGSRMGLLLVVRVVLLGLIAAVLVHVFRRTSFAEYQARDHRRRAALVLTAGGALAITWSLTNHSVTGAQVALSLPVDAIHLVAMAVWLGGLPVLLGVLLRSGDVFGMRIAIPRFSRTALVCVAVLVVTGTYQAWREVGSLTALFATSYGAVLLAKVGLVVVLVLLGVLARHWVRRHYTYAPVVSKKRKTYRGPEEREVSRFRRMIATEAVLAAVVLGVTAFLVSAEPATAELARERAEAEIPARTGPVNVVLPFDAGGGPAGAGQLAALVTPGAVGRNEVHLAVLDAQRRPKQVAELTASLSLPSKSVGPLPVALQFIGGDHAIAVNVPVTMPGMWELAVTVRTSEVDQAVVRIPVGAR from the coding sequence ATGCCCCGGTGGGCGGCGCGCCTGGTCGTCGTGCTCGGCGCGCTCGTGGCCGCGGCGCTCGGCGGGGCGGGCCAGGCGTCCGCGCACGCGGTGCTGATCGGCACGACGCCGGGCGGCTTCGAGGTGCTGGAGTCCGCGCCACGCGAAGTGACGTTGCAGTTCAACGAGCCCGTCGAGGCGGCCAAGGTGACCGTGATCGGCCCGGGTGGCGGGGCCGTGGGCGGGGTGTCCGCGCCGGCGCACCCACCGGGCAAGGCGGACGTCGTGGTCGTGATGCTGCCGTCCGGCCTCACCGAGGGCACCTACACGGTCAGCTACCGCGTGGTGTCGGCCGACGCCCACCCGGTGCCGGGCGCCTTCGCGTTCAGCATCGGCTCGGTCACCGGCGGCGTGGCGGCGAACGCGGGCGAGCAGACCGCGGACGGCGTGGTGTCGGCGCTGTACGCGGTGGCGCGGTGGCTCGGCTACGCGGGCGTGGCCCTGTTGCTGGGCACCGCGTTCTTCGTCGCCGCGTGCTGGCCGGGCGGCGAGGCGATGCCCGCGGTGCGGCGGATGCTCTGGACCGGGTGGGGCACGCTGCTGGGCGCGACGGTGCTGGCGTTCGTGTCCTACGGGCCGTACTCGGCGGCTGGGACCGCCGCCGATCTGCTCGATCCGCAGCTCCTGGGCGCGACGCTGGGTAGCCGCATGGGACTGCTGCTCGTCGTGCGCGTCGTGTTGCTGGGACTGATCGCCGCGGTGCTCGTCCACGTGTTCCGGCGGACGTCGTTCGCCGAGTACCAGGCCCGCGACCACCGGCGGCGGGCCGCGCTGGTGCTGACCGCCGGGGGCGCACTCGCGATCACCTGGAGCCTGACCAACCACAGCGTCACCGGCGCTCAGGTCGCGCTCTCGCTGCCGGTCGACGCGATCCACCTGGTGGCGATGGCGGTGTGGCTCGGCGGTCTGCCCGTCCTGCTCGGTGTGCTGCTGCGCTCGGGTGATGTGTTCGGCATGCGGATCGCCATCCCGCGGTTCTCCCGCACCGCGCTGGTCTGCGTCGCCGTGCTGGTGGTGACCGGCACCTACCAGGCCTGGCGCGAGGTCGGCAGCCTGACGGCGCTGTTCGCCACCAGCTACGGCGCCGTGCTGCTGGCGAAGGTCGGGCTCGTGGTGGTGCTCGTGCTGCTGGGCGTGCTGGCCCGGCACTGGGTGCGCAGGCACTACACCTACGCGCCGGTGGTGTCCAAGAAGCGCAAGACCTACCGCGGCCCGGAGGAGCGCGAGGTCAGCCGGTTCCGGCGGATGATCGCGACCGAGGCCGTGCTGGCCGCCGTGGTGCTCGGGGTGACGGCGTTCCTGGTGAGCGCCGAACCGGCCACCGCCGAGCTGGCCCGGGAGCGGGCGGAGGCGGAGATCCCGGCGCGGACCGGACCGGTGAACGTCGTCCTGCCGTTCGACGCCGGCGGTGGACCGGCTGGCGCCGGGCAACTGGCGGCGCTGGTGACCCCGGGAGCGGTGGGGCGCAACGAGGTCCACCTCGCGGTGCTGGACGCGCAGCGGCGGCCGAAGCAGGTGGCCGAGCTGACCGCGTCGCTGAGCCTGCCGTCGAAGTCGGTCGGCCCGCTGCCGGTCGCGTTACAGTTCATCGGCGGCGACCACGCCATCGCGGTGAACGTGCCGGTCACCATGCCCGGGATGTGGGAGCTGGCCGTCACCGTGCGAACGTCCGAAGTGGACCAGGCTGTCGTGCGGATCCCGGTGGGGGCGCGCTGA
- a CDS encoding helix-turn-helix domain-containing protein, which translates to MTTDARRLSAPELERQRRRAVAAVTAGLSQGRVPTMFGVSRKTAGVWVRAYQATGEQAFPPQRRGRRMGECLALSGEQQDRIVAVVAAGLPDAAGLPHLLWTRRAVTELVEREFGIRISPATADRYLTRWGLTGPREYVGDGLVVRWTAPRGLHALVAVTNRGLVFFRAGRLPFDVAQLVDFRNRLRMQLAREVTAVVTEWPAAQQQLLERWCSADRNVIAGLSLG; encoded by the coding sequence ATGACCACGGACGCGCGGAGGTTGTCGGCACCGGAACTGGAACGGCAGCGCCGCCGCGCGGTGGCCGCCGTGACGGCCGGCCTGTCGCAGGGCCGGGTCCCGACGATGTTCGGGGTCAGCCGCAAGACCGCGGGCGTCTGGGTCCGGGCCTACCAGGCGACCGGCGAGCAGGCGTTCCCGCCGCAGCGCCGGGGCCGCCGGATGGGCGAGTGCCTTGCCCTGTCCGGCGAGCAGCAGGACCGGATCGTCGCGGTGGTCGCCGCCGGTCTGCCCGACGCGGCCGGCCTGCCGCACCTGCTGTGGACGCGCCGGGCGGTGACCGAGCTGGTCGAGCGCGAGTTCGGCATCCGGATCAGCCCGGCTACGGCGGACCGCTACCTGACCCGCTGGGGGCTGACCGGACCGCGGGAGTACGTGGGCGACGGCCTGGTGGTGCGCTGGACCGCGCCGCGCGGGCTGCACGCGCTGGTCGCGGTGACGAACCGCGGGCTGGTGTTCTTCCGCGCCGGGCGGCTGCCGTTCGACGTGGCGCAACTGGTGGATTTCCGCAACCGGCTGCGCATGCAGCTCGCTCGTGAAGTCACCGCGGTCGTCACGGAATGGCCTGCGGCGCAACAGCAACTGCTGGAGAGGTGGTGCTCGGCGGACCGGAACGTGATCGCCGGGTTGTCCCTCGGCTGA
- a CDS encoding multicopper oxidase: MIPLAAVALGATTVAAVPAAALPVGVGPVPITFTLNDSNGNWFDSGLQLFGGKSLAVAELPRLGTSALDGDIIPSLPDGTLGLSNLPLGQLDTAQSNGLLNLDLVDSLTGLVSSDPAKAMPSLGQLGGLTDLLNLDSTLSAVKNIAATEPRAATSAAKAEGLLSRFQAEVASLPADQPISLDGLPVGLDLQKALDDLATFAVKGPAITANFTIGSPKNQSLHDITSLIWPEGAPFFEQMGAFAGSDSTQLTEPGLYAWTCTIHPYMLGATVVDDPLTIGLDFGKNLKVNSRDLTVPSNADVIQQLVRIFFTATVPDNWQTYSTTESSQWNPVFPPAPILQYDAQGNPVLVPILDAYYDKKFGYPKTLDKLTPPQTPGVGEVWIDTQMEEYAGKDYVGAATKVNVENWTVDRKISGSSINMNNPHNMWTDKNYKYLYQTEWFDDELSVFDRSTGQHVRTIEVGPDPSHVMTRTDTDQVQVAINGGTDVVELSPGAEKIERRIPVGPPGDFPQHPHAFWLSSDGKTTVTPNVNPYDASVVDNETGTWRKEPTGELPIASSMMSDQSKFYMADFLGGSISCVSLAEDACVKDGKKVHNASIDLWDNYNPVTGRNGTKPWGGLTIQLPVSPDEKGMLAANTFSATVSVIDPKTDKVVKELPCNAGCHGINFGAKKGGGYYAYVSNKFSNAAQVIDIDPNMDGNIADAAVVGQLVLAPTADTKSDGTLTGQPGMGGQGVLPIPLAYNGWSQQVPAGWREKLTPEQLNPIG, from the coding sequence GTGATCCCGTTGGCGGCAGTCGCGCTGGGCGCGACGACGGTGGCCGCGGTGCCGGCCGCCGCGCTGCCAGTGGGTGTCGGCCCCGTGCCGATCACCTTCACGTTGAACGACAGCAACGGCAACTGGTTCGACTCGGGCCTGCAGCTGTTCGGCGGCAAGTCGCTGGCCGTGGCGGAGCTGCCGCGCCTCGGCACCTCCGCGCTGGACGGCGACATCATCCCGAGCCTGCCGGACGGCACGCTCGGCCTGTCGAACCTGCCGCTGGGCCAGCTCGACACGGCCCAGTCCAACGGGCTGCTGAACCTGGACCTGGTCGATTCGCTGACCGGCCTGGTCTCCAGCGACCCGGCGAAGGCGATGCCGTCCCTCGGGCAGCTCGGCGGCCTGACCGACCTGCTGAACCTGGACAGCACGCTGTCCGCGGTGAAGAACATCGCCGCCACCGAGCCGCGCGCGGCGACGTCGGCGGCGAAGGCCGAGGGCCTGCTCAGCCGGTTCCAGGCCGAGGTGGCGAGCCTGCCCGCGGACCAGCCGATCAGCCTGGACGGCCTCCCGGTCGGCCTCGACCTGCAGAAGGCTCTGGACGACCTGGCGACGTTCGCGGTGAAGGGCCCGGCCATCACGGCCAACTTCACCATCGGCAGCCCGAAGAACCAGTCGCTGCACGACATCACGTCGCTCATCTGGCCGGAGGGGGCGCCCTTCTTCGAACAGATGGGCGCGTTCGCCGGCTCCGACTCCACGCAGCTGACCGAGCCCGGCCTGTACGCGTGGACCTGCACGATCCACCCGTACATGCTGGGTGCGACCGTGGTCGACGACCCGCTCACCATCGGCCTGGACTTCGGCAAGAACCTGAAGGTCAACTCGCGTGACCTGACGGTTCCGTCCAACGCGGACGTCATCCAGCAGCTGGTGCGCATCTTCTTCACCGCGACGGTGCCGGACAACTGGCAGACCTACAGCACCACCGAGTCGTCGCAGTGGAACCCGGTGTTCCCGCCCGCGCCGATCCTGCAGTACGACGCACAGGGCAACCCGGTGCTGGTGCCGATCCTGGACGCGTACTACGACAAGAAGTTCGGGTACCCCAAGACCCTCGACAAGCTGACCCCGCCGCAGACCCCTGGCGTGGGTGAGGTCTGGATCGACACCCAGATGGAGGAGTACGCGGGCAAGGACTACGTCGGCGCCGCCACGAAGGTCAACGTGGAGAACTGGACGGTCGACCGCAAGATCTCCGGTTCGAGCATCAACATGAACAACCCGCACAACATGTGGACGGACAAGAACTACAAGTACCTGTACCAGACCGAGTGGTTCGACGACGAGCTCTCCGTCTTCGACCGGTCCACCGGTCAGCACGTCCGCACGATCGAAGTCGGTCCGGACCCGTCACACGTCATGACCCGCACCGACACCGACCAGGTCCAGGTCGCCATCAACGGTGGCACGGACGTCGTCGAGCTCTCTCCTGGTGCGGAGAAGATCGAACGCCGCATCCCCGTGGGTCCACCGGGTGACTTCCCGCAACACCCGCACGCGTTCTGGCTCAGCTCGGACGGCAAAACCACGGTCACGCCGAACGTGAACCCGTACGACGCGTCCGTGGTGGACAACGAAACGGGCACGTGGCGCAAGGAGCCGACCGGCGAACTGCCGATCGCCTCCAGCATGATGTCCGACCAGTCGAAGTTCTACATGGCCGACTTCCTCGGCGGGAGCATCTCGTGCGTCTCCCTCGCCGAAGACGCCTGCGTCAAGGACGGCAAGAAGGTCCACAACGCGAGCATCGACCTGTGGGACAACTACAACCCGGTCACCGGGCGGAACGGCACCAAGCCGTGGGGTGGTCTCACCATCCAGCTCCCGGTGAGCCCGGACGAGAAGGGCATGCTGGCCGCCAACACCTTCAGCGCCACCGTCTCGGTCATCGACCCGAAGACCGACAAGGTGGTCAAGGAGCTGCCCTGCAACGCGGGTTGCCACGGCATCAACTTCGGTGCCAAGAAGGGTGGCGGGTACTACGCCTACGTGTCGAACAAGTTCTCGAACGCCGCTCAGGTCATCGACATCGACCCGAACATGGACGGGAACATCGCCGACGCCGCCGTAGTCGGTCAGCTGGTGCTGGCCCCGACCGCGGACACCAAGTCGGACGGCACGCTGACCGGACAGCCCGGCATGGGTGGTCAGGGCGTGCTGCCCATCCCGTTGGCCTACAACGGCTGGTCGCAGCAGGTTCCCGCAGGCTGGCGGGAGAAGCTGACCCCCGAGCAGCTGAACCCGATCGGCTGA
- a CDS encoding DUF1775 domain-containing protein, translated as MPASPRSFARALSALFLASCALLGLAAPAAAQVSIVPGSVKGGSTETFAFRLANQRTDTQSNRLEIVFPQSPPIAFAEVKPARGWTAKINPRPLDPPQQSGDRMMNQVVGSIVLEGGEVGPGQFEQFLVTLGPLPEQGDLVLDTVQGYTSGATDRFSAAAGNAPVIVVSPSAAQGAPPPAVIEANRADQAVAAAEQQAEEQANSGGITPFAFLWGVLGLAFLVVALVGLRTHLLHRRAPDPEPKPEPEKVSNG; from the coding sequence ATGCCCGCATCCCCCAGGTCCTTCGCGCGCGCCCTGTCCGCGCTGTTCCTCGCCTCGTGCGCGCTGCTCGGCCTGGCCGCCCCGGCCGCCGCGCAGGTGTCGATCGTGCCCGGCTCCGTCAAGGGCGGCAGCACCGAGACCTTCGCCTTCCGCCTGGCCAACCAGCGCACCGACACCCAGAGCAACCGGCTCGAAATCGTGTTCCCGCAGAGTCCCCCGATCGCCTTCGCCGAGGTCAAGCCCGCCCGCGGCTGGACCGCCAAGATCAACCCGCGCCCGCTCGACCCGCCGCAGCAGTCCGGTGACCGCATGATGAACCAGGTCGTCGGCTCGATCGTGCTGGAGGGCGGCGAGGTCGGCCCCGGCCAGTTCGAGCAGTTCCTCGTCACCCTCGGCCCGCTGCCCGAGCAGGGCGACCTGGTGCTCGACACCGTCCAGGGCTACACCAGCGGCGCCACCGACCGGTTCTCCGCCGCGGCAGGCAACGCGCCGGTGATCGTCGTCAGCCCCAGCGCCGCCCAGGGCGCCCCGCCGCCCGCGGTGATCGAAGCGAACCGGGCCGACCAGGCCGTCGCGGCCGCCGAGCAGCAGGCCGAGGAACAGGCGAACAGCGGCGGCATCACCCCGTTCGCCTTTCTGTGGGGCGTCCTCGGGCTCGCGTTCCTGGTGGTGGCCCTGGTCGGGCTCCGCACCCACCTGCTGCACCGCCGCGCGCCGGATCCCGAGCCGAAGCCCGAGCCGGAGAAGGTGAGCAACGGATGA
- a CDS encoding copper resistance CopC family protein, which translates to MTTLDRPPAVTRNRRAARLLPFLLLIAACWTSLLTLSSPVSPEAPVLVSSAPGNGQVTRPDDIVLTFDRPVPAGLSTIRMTDPYKRPVDPGRPVHADGRDNTLSVPVPKQKYAGTYTIAWSVPVTGQDAATGTFTFDLASRSPVQASPALDARPGVVVTVVYGVAQFLAFAALALLAGVVLFVAVVWPDGAESTVVRRMAAWAWGGLLGGTVLSLLTFGPYTAKLPLTAILDGRLLSGVLESATGHAYLARLLVVAVAGIGIAQFLTMTPAESAREPRLRGGTVLACTAAVMATWSFTGPGSVVAGVVHLTALAVLAGVLVVLRRFPGAAKRPKALVVMCAGLLAVTASAQVWQHLGSLAGWLWAGFAVLVLVLGLLALAGRLSLVQTGLAVTLVGVSTALSVVPAGPAPAPQAPLVRLALSTGALDLAVVPARVGDNQVHVTVLDAKPGTAITAELAPPSGATVPVPFAAAEAGHLVGSVSVPSAGPWELALTARTPDGQQEVIYGVIEVR; encoded by the coding sequence ATGACGACGCTGGACAGACCGCCCGCCGTCACCCGGAACCGCCGCGCGGCACGACTGCTTCCGTTCCTGCTGCTCATCGCCGCCTGCTGGACCTCGTTGCTGACGCTGTCCTCGCCGGTGTCGCCGGAGGCGCCCGTGCTGGTGTCGTCGGCGCCCGGCAACGGCCAGGTCACCCGGCCCGACGACATCGTCCTGACCTTCGACCGGCCGGTGCCCGCCGGCCTCTCGACGATCCGGATGACCGACCCGTACAAGCGCCCCGTCGACCCGGGCCGTCCGGTGCACGCCGACGGCCGCGACAACACGCTCTCCGTGCCGGTGCCGAAGCAGAAGTACGCGGGCACCTACACCATCGCCTGGAGCGTGCCGGTGACCGGGCAGGACGCGGCCACCGGGACGTTCACCTTCGACCTCGCCTCACGCAGCCCCGTGCAGGCGTCGCCCGCGCTGGACGCCCGGCCCGGTGTGGTGGTGACGGTCGTGTACGGCGTCGCGCAGTTCCTCGCGTTCGCCGCACTCGCCCTGCTCGCCGGGGTGGTCCTGTTCGTCGCCGTGGTGTGGCCCGACGGCGCGGAGTCCACTGTGGTCCGTCGCATGGCGGCCTGGGCGTGGGGCGGGCTGCTCGGCGGGACCGTGCTGTCGCTGCTGACCTTCGGGCCGTACACGGCGAAGCTGCCGCTGACCGCCATCCTCGACGGCCGCCTCCTCTCCGGGGTGCTGGAGTCCGCGACCGGTCACGCGTACCTCGCGCGGCTGCTCGTCGTCGCGGTGGCCGGCATCGGGATCGCGCAGTTCCTTACCATGACGCCTGCGGAGTCGGCGCGGGAGCCGCGGCTGCGTGGCGGCACCGTGCTCGCCTGCACCGCCGCGGTCATGGCGACGTGGAGCTTCACCGGGCCCGGCTCGGTCGTGGCCGGCGTCGTGCACCTCACCGCGCTGGCCGTGCTCGCCGGCGTGCTGGTGGTGCTGCGACGGTTCCCCGGTGCGGCGAAGCGGCCGAAGGCACTGGTCGTGATGTGCGCCGGGCTGCTCGCGGTGACCGCGAGCGCGCAGGTGTGGCAGCACCTCGGGAGCCTCGCCGGCTGGCTGTGGGCCGGGTTCGCGGTGCTCGTGCTGGTGCTGGGCCTGCTCGCACTGGCCGGACGGCTGTCGCTGGTGCAGACCGGGCTCGCGGTCACGCTCGTCGGCGTGAGCACGGCGTTGTCCGTGGTTCCCGCCGGTCCCGCGCCCGCGCCGCAGGCCCCGCTGGTGCGGCTCGCGTTGTCCACCGGCGCGCTCGACCTCGCGGTCGTCCCGGCGCGGGTGGGGGACAACCAGGTGCACGTCACGGTCCTCGACGCCAAACCGGGCACCGCGATCACCGCCGAACTCGCCCCGCCGTCCGGCGCAACGGTCCCGGTGCCGTTCGCGGCCGCAGAGGCGGGGCACCTGGTCGGTTCGGTGTCCGTGCCGTCGGCCGGGCCGTGGGAGCTCGCCCTGACCGCGCGGACGCCGGACGGGCAGCAGGAAGTCATCTACGGCGTCATCGAGGTCCGATGA
- a CDS encoding PepSY-associated TM helix domain-containing protein yields MSTTTETRPPGKRKKQPARGMTGLRVIARRVHFMAGIVVSPFLVVLSLTGLVYVFSPQIHDNLYHSQLYVNAVGATPKPASEQVRAAMTAHPEAALRQVITSPAPDRTTRVVLSVPGLPGGDDGQARTVFVDPYTGYINGELTTAGNRMPANTWLRDLHSNLHLGEPGRWYAELCASWLPVIVLGGLVLWLAQSRRRRRTRELFVPPRKAKGGWLRLRGLHGPLGLWLSAGLVVIAISGLLISQFTGGRDSQENDPMRLRAPTLAAAPVVVPEGVEPIGVDRVLEIAKSQGLHGELLVTAPSRAGAVYTVMERAAGIPLQRDNISIDPFTGEVTEHIGWDDYSFLAKLTSVAAEFHTGTLFGLANQIVLTVLVTGLLVLIGLGYRMWWVRSPYQGKWKALPTAAWKQLSLPMAALGFLVIVALTWVLPVFGASLLVFLAVDAAISARQGRKKPVPRAS; encoded by the coding sequence ATGAGCACGACGACCGAGACCCGCCCGCCGGGAAAGCGGAAGAAGCAGCCCGCGCGCGGGATGACCGGCCTGCGGGTGATCGCCCGCCGGGTCCACTTCATGGCGGGCATCGTCGTCTCGCCGTTCCTCGTGGTGCTGAGCCTGACCGGGCTGGTGTACGTGTTCAGCCCACAGATCCACGACAACCTGTACCACTCGCAGCTGTACGTCAACGCGGTCGGCGCGACGCCGAAACCGGCGTCGGAACAGGTCCGCGCGGCGATGACCGCGCACCCGGAAGCCGCGCTGCGGCAGGTGATCACGTCACCGGCGCCGGACCGCACCACCCGCGTGGTGCTGTCCGTGCCCGGGCTGCCCGGCGGCGACGACGGGCAGGCGCGCACCGTGTTCGTCGACCCGTACACCGGCTACATCAACGGCGAGCTGACCACCGCAGGCAACCGGATGCCTGCCAACACGTGGTTGCGGGACCTGCACAGCAACCTGCACCTCGGCGAGCCTGGGCGGTGGTACGCGGAACTGTGCGCGAGCTGGCTGCCGGTGATCGTCCTCGGTGGACTGGTGCTGTGGCTCGCGCAGTCGCGGCGGCGCAGGCGCACCCGTGAGCTGTTCGTCCCGCCCCGCAAGGCGAAGGGCGGCTGGCTGCGGCTGCGCGGGCTGCACGGTCCGCTCGGGTTGTGGCTGTCGGCGGGCCTGGTGGTGATCGCGATCAGCGGACTGCTCATCTCGCAGTTCACCGGCGGCCGCGACAGCCAGGAGAACGACCCGATGCGCCTGCGCGCGCCCACGCTGGCGGCCGCGCCGGTCGTCGTGCCGGAGGGCGTCGAACCGATCGGCGTCGACCGGGTGCTGGAGATCGCCAAGTCCCAGGGGCTGCACGGGGAACTGCTGGTGACGGCGCCGTCGCGGGCGGGGGCGGTCTACACCGTGATGGAGCGCGCGGCCGGGATCCCCCTGCAGCGCGACAACATCAGCATCGACCCGTTCACCGGCGAGGTGACCGAGCACATCGGCTGGGACGACTACTCGTTCCTGGCGAAGCTGACGTCGGTCGCGGCGGAGTTCCACACCGGGACGCTGTTCGGGCTGGCCAACCAGATCGTGCTGACGGTGCTGGTGACCGGACTGCTGGTCCTGATCGGACTCGGCTACCGGATGTGGTGGGTGCGCAGCCCGTACCAGGGCAAGTGGAAGGCCCTGCCGACGGCGGCCTGGAAGCAGCTGTCGCTGCCGATGGCGGCGCTGGGGTTCCTCGTGATCGTCGCGCTCACGTGGGTGCTCCCGGTGTTCGGGGCGAGCCTGCTGGTGTTCCTGGCGGTGGACGCGGCGATTTCCGCGCGGCAGGGCCGGAAGAAGCCGGTGCCGCGGGCCTCGTAG